The following proteins are encoded in a genomic region of Lactiplantibacillus plantarum:
- a CDS encoding NCS2 family permease, with translation MNKIAAYFNFSELKTSMRTEVLAGLTTFVSMAYILFVNPSVLGASGMDKGAVFTATALASALGCLLMGLVAKYPIAIAPGLGVNAFFTYSVVIGMGIKWQTALAGVFVAAVIFILITIFKLREMIIDAIPRDMKLAISAGIGFFIAFIGLHGGGLIVANKSTVVGLGSLTVGTTWLTIFGLIVTLILMSRKVPGGIFIGMVLTSILGLATGLIKMPSTIVSAAPSLKPTFGVALGHIGDINSLQLIIVVLTFLLVTFFDTAGTLVGLAEQAGFMKNNKMPRVGKALMADSTSMLVGSVLGTSPTSAYVESSAGIAVGGRSGMSAVVTGALFILGLFFSPLLNVVTDQVTAPALIIVGVLMAESLKQISWERFEIAVPAFLTVIGMPLTYSISDGIALGFIAYVITMVATKHAKEVHPLMYVLFFIFIIFLWILNV, from the coding sequence ATGAATAAAATTGCGGCATATTTTAATTTTTCAGAATTGAAAACGTCAATGCGAACCGAAGTGCTGGCTGGCTTGACCACGTTTGTTTCGATGGCATACATCCTATTTGTTAATCCGAGCGTCCTCGGGGCTTCGGGGATGGATAAGGGCGCCGTCTTCACCGCGACGGCCTTAGCGTCAGCGTTAGGCTGTTTATTGATGGGGTTAGTTGCTAAGTACCCGATAGCAATTGCACCAGGATTAGGCGTTAACGCGTTCTTTACTTATTCCGTAGTTATCGGAATGGGCATTAAATGGCAAACTGCTCTGGCTGGGGTGTTCGTTGCAGCCGTGATTTTTATCTTGATTACGATTTTTAAGCTCCGGGAAATGATTATTGATGCGATTCCGCGGGATATGAAGTTAGCAATTTCGGCGGGGATCGGGTTCTTCATTGCTTTTATTGGTCTTCATGGTGGTGGCTTAATTGTTGCCAACAAATCAACGGTTGTTGGTCTGGGATCATTGACAGTTGGAACGACCTGGTTAACTATTTTTGGATTGATCGTCACGTTGATTTTGATGAGTCGCAAAGTTCCCGGTGGGATTTTTATCGGGATGGTTTTAACCTCCATTTTAGGGCTAGCAACTGGCTTGATTAAGATGCCATCCACAATTGTTTCGGCAGCACCTTCGTTGAAACCAACGTTTGGTGTGGCGCTTGGTCATATTGGTGATATTAATTCGTTACAATTGATTATTGTTGTTTTGACGTTCTTATTAGTGACATTCTTCGATACGGCCGGAACGCTAGTTGGATTGGCAGAACAGGCTGGATTCATGAAAAATAATAAAATGCCGCGGGTTGGTAAAGCGTTGATGGCCGATTCAACTTCGATGTTAGTTGGGTCAGTGTTGGGAACCTCACCAACTTCAGCTTATGTTGAATCTTCGGCCGGAATTGCGGTCGGTGGTCGCTCTGGGATGAGTGCAGTTGTTACAGGTGCGCTATTCATTCTTGGATTATTTTTCTCACCGTTATTAAACGTCGTGACGGATCAAGTTACTGCACCTGCATTGATTATTGTGGGTGTGTTGATGGCAGAATCTTTAAAACAGATCAGTTGGGAACGGTTTGAAATTGCCGTACCCGCATTTCTAACTGTTATCGGGATGCCGTTGACTTATAGTATTTCTGATGGGATTGCTTTAGGCTTCATTGCATACGTCATTACGATGGTCGCAACTAAGCATGCCAAGGAAGTTCATCCATTAATGTACGTGCTGTTCTTCATCTTCATTATCTTCTTGTGGATATTAAATGTCTGA
- a CDS encoding MarR family winged helix-turn-helix transcriptional regulator has protein sequence MNSDELSKLLNDYFEAYQNTTKIMMDLVAWPLSQNKLSFEQFLILRRIATTDEVTLNDIAIQRQVTRSAISRQVKSLLMQHYVFQVPDPRDRRRLYLHLTERGQQVERIVDQAITQHFDHWVNQLGAPQIDQVLKMMGTFSQQVTDLGEPQSHPVLH, from the coding sequence ATGAACAGTGACGAATTAAGCAAACTTCTCAATGATTATTTTGAAGCATATCAAAATACAACCAAAATTATGATGGACTTAGTGGCTTGGCCTTTAAGTCAAAATAAACTGTCATTTGAACAATTTTTAATATTGCGGCGCATTGCCACGACTGATGAAGTGACACTCAATGATATTGCAATTCAGCGACAAGTAACGCGAAGCGCGATTTCACGGCAAGTCAAATCATTGTTAATGCAACACTATGTTTTTCAGGTGCCAGATCCGCGTGATCGGCGGCGGCTCTACTTACATTTAACAGAACGGGGACAACAAGTCGAACGGATTGTCGACCAAGCCATTACCCAGCACTTTGATCACTGGGTCAACCAGTTGGGCGCACCACAGATTGATCAAGTGCTCAAGATGATGGGGACCTTTAGCCAGCAGGTCACGGACCTCGGTGAGCCACAGTCACACCCCGTTCTACACTAG
- a CDS encoding LicD family protein: MPLTPLHQVELRLMRTVIAICEAENIDYFLIGGSLLGAIRHHGFIPWDDDIDIGMRRHDYQRFIAVANHHLDPNKFFLQTGASDPDYALSYMKLLDVNTYIEERNNVNNAFKGVFVDIFPFDKIPDDEALRRSQMLHYKLADAAILLKLNYRFVKTPLRNLITKHTPQQLAEVNRYKLEREEYMRLYEQSDSRTYKNLASQYDYEKEIMTYQELTELTTVPFEDIQVKIPSAYDTILTRMYGDYMQLPPADKRVEKHLNKLIIDNHEIL, encoded by the coding sequence ATGCCCCTGACACCCTTACATCAAGTTGAATTGCGCTTGATGCGTACCGTCATCGCAATCTGTGAGGCTGAAAATATCGATTACTTTTTGATCGGTGGTTCTTTACTCGGTGCTATTCGTCATCACGGATTTATTCCGTGGGACGATGACATCGACATTGGAATGCGCCGTCATGACTACCAGCGCTTTATCGCCGTCGCCAACCACCATCTTGATCCAAACAAATTTTTCCTACAAACCGGTGCCTCAGATCCGGACTATGCACTCAGTTATATGAAGCTATTAGACGTAAATACTTACATTGAAGAACGCAACAACGTCAATAATGCGTTTAAAGGCGTGTTCGTTGACATCTTTCCGTTTGATAAGATTCCAGATGACGAAGCCTTACGTCGTTCACAGATGTTACATTACAAATTAGCAGACGCTGCGATCCTGCTCAAATTGAATTACCGCTTTGTCAAAACACCACTGCGTAACTTGATTACGAAACACACACCTCAGCAATTAGCTGAAGTCAATCGCTATAAGCTGGAACGTGAGGAATACATGCGCCTGTACGAGCAGTCAGACTCCCGAACTTACAAAAATCTGGCGTCTCAATACGATTACGAAAAGGAAATTATGACCTATCAGGAATTGACCGAGCTAACGACCGTTCCATTCGAAGATATCCAAGTGAAGATTCCCAGTGCGTATGACACCATTTTGACCCGGATGTATGGTGATTACATGCAGCTGCCACCAGCTGATAAACGAGTTGAAAAACATCTGAACAAACTAATTATCGATAATCACGAAATCTTATAA
- a CDS encoding Ppx/GppA phosphatase family protein, producing MAAKLFGIMMINVQSIELSIVNLRTLRQVERVRSDVSLGEDIYDQHTIDYDSVEQAAQALSGFVQIMNDYGVKDYHLWGSWSLSSANNADYIQDQLLVRTGLKIDWLSSSQETYLRSVAVAVHFPRFKQMITKPTYLLGINSGSVGISHYDQSNFVFSRSLRLGPVRIAEVLEDLQSSVPNYVEVLDDYISSQIVDFGRFLPGRRDQPSNVVMLGVAPFATLFRQQQSKAGVEELSKADFQALYEDVLNASDQYLMDKYEVDEEDVRLIVPELLLINELLQLTNAEKIWLGNVTVLDGLIIQEAIKLGYKKYNFNDQIVTAAKNIADRYNVEPKHRDLVTKFSLHLFDQLKPLHHLGKRERLLLQVAAIVHDVGSYIDPHQHYLHSDYILQATELMGLTDTEKRMVALISRYHSAQTPSKDIRHFGHLQVEQRLLVSKLSAILRIADALDDGRKQKIDKISVSIRNPRVIITCFAHDDLFLENWVFAQKAEFFKEVFGLTPVIKLRGVR from the coding sequence ATGGCAGCAAAATTATTTGGAATTATGATGATTAACGTTCAGAGTATTGAATTGTCGATTGTCAATTTACGCACATTACGCCAAGTAGAACGAGTTCGTTCCGACGTTTCACTTGGTGAGGATATTTATGATCAGCATACGATCGATTATGATTCAGTGGAACAAGCCGCACAGGCACTGAGTGGTTTTGTTCAGATCATGAACGATTACGGCGTTAAGGACTACCATTTATGGGGGTCGTGGTCCTTGTCATCCGCTAACAATGCCGACTATATTCAAGACCAATTACTTGTCCGGACTGGGCTCAAGATCGACTGGTTATCTAGTAGTCAGGAAACCTACCTGCGTTCAGTCGCAGTTGCGGTACACTTTCCACGATTCAAGCAAATGATCACGAAGCCGACCTACTTATTAGGAATCAACTCTGGTAGTGTCGGTATTTCGCACTACGATCAGAGTAACTTTGTCTTCTCCCGTAGTCTCCGTTTAGGACCAGTTCGAATCGCGGAAGTTCTTGAAGACTTGCAATCGAGCGTGCCTAACTATGTCGAAGTTTTGGATGATTATATTTCGAGTCAAATCGTTGACTTTGGCCGCTTCTTGCCCGGGCGAAGAGATCAACCTAGTAACGTCGTCATGCTCGGCGTCGCGCCGTTTGCCACCCTCTTTCGCCAACAACAATCAAAAGCTGGCGTGGAGGAACTCAGCAAAGCAGATTTTCAAGCTTTATATGAGGACGTGTTGAACGCTTCTGACCAGTATTTAATGGATAAATACGAAGTTGATGAAGAAGACGTGCGCCTAATCGTGCCCGAATTACTACTTATTAACGAGTTACTACAACTCACTAATGCTGAGAAAATCTGGCTTGGCAACGTGACCGTGCTGGATGGGTTAATTATTCAAGAAGCCATTAAGTTGGGCTATAAGAAATATAACTTTAATGATCAAATCGTAACAGCAGCTAAGAACATTGCGGACCGGTACAACGTTGAACCCAAACATCGCGATTTGGTTACCAAATTCTCATTGCACCTATTCGACCAGCTCAAACCGCTACACCACTTAGGTAAACGGGAGCGGCTACTCTTACAAGTAGCGGCTATCGTGCACGACGTTGGGAGTTATATCGATCCACACCAACATTACTTACATTCGGACTATATCTTGCAGGCCACTGAACTCATGGGATTAACCGATACCGAAAAACGAATGGTCGCCCTGATTTCACGCTACCATAGCGCGCAAACACCATCAAAAGACATTCGCCATTTTGGACACTTACAAGTCGAACAACGCTTATTAGTCTCCAAACTATCCGCCATCTTGAGAATTGCGGACGCTTTGGATGACGGTCGCAAACAAAAAATTGATAAAATTTCCGTTTCAATTCGCAATCCACGGGTCATCATTACTTGCTTTGCTCATGATGACCTCTTCTTAGAAAATTGGGTATTCGCACAAAAAGCGGAATTCTTTAAAGAAGTCTTTGGTTTAACACCAGTGATTAAACTACGGGGGGTACGTTAA